A genomic region of Halogeometricum rufum contains the following coding sequences:
- a CDS encoding sugar phosphate isomerase/epimerase family protein, with amino-acid sequence MSLQFGFSMNAFREYSTVGAIEAVADAGYDGIELLFDQPFLYPPEATGEEYDEVRTALDANDLEISNCNAFMLTAIEDFHHPSFVEVDEDYRRRRVDYTLDSLDAAAELGCDKISIEPGGPIPEGKSREWATDTFVEGLNELAAKAEDVGVDVMVEPEPDLLIETSDQFLDLMDRVDSDRITCNFDAGHLFCVGEDPAELVETLAPYTRHYHLEDIPADRTHEHTQLGDGAMDIDGFLQAVEDSGYDGYVTVELYPYQETAAETAQGAMDYLRDHGWA; translated from the coding sequence ATGTCGCTCCAGTTCGGCTTCTCGATGAACGCGTTCCGGGAGTACTCCACCGTCGGGGCCATCGAGGCCGTCGCGGACGCGGGCTACGACGGCATCGAACTCCTGTTCGACCAGCCGTTCCTCTACCCGCCCGAGGCGACGGGCGAGGAGTACGACGAGGTGCGAACCGCCCTCGACGCCAACGACCTCGAGATCAGCAACTGTAACGCGTTCATGCTGACGGCCATCGAGGACTTCCACCACCCCTCGTTCGTCGAGGTAGACGAGGACTACCGCCGCCGCCGCGTCGACTACACGCTGGACTCGCTGGACGCCGCGGCCGAACTCGGCTGCGACAAGATATCCATCGAACCCGGCGGCCCGATTCCCGAGGGGAAGTCCCGCGAGTGGGCGACGGACACGTTCGTCGAGGGACTGAACGAACTCGCCGCGAAGGCCGAGGACGTGGGCGTGGACGTGATGGTCGAACCCGAACCCGACCTCCTGATAGAGACGTCCGACCAGTTCCTCGACCTGATGGACCGCGTGGACTCAGACCGAATCACCTGCAACTTCGACGCGGGGCACCTGTTCTGCGTGGGCGAGGACCCCGCGGAACTGGTCGAGACGCTCGCGCCGTACACGCGGCACTACCACCTCGAAGACATCCCCGCCGACCGCACGCACGAACACACCCAACTCGGCGACGGCGCGATGGACATCGACGGCTTCCTGCAGGCCGTCGAGGACTCGGGCTACGACGGCTACGTGACGGTCGAACTCTACCCGTACCAGGAGACGGCCGCCGAGACGGCGCAGGGGGCGATGGACTACCTCCGCGACCACGGGTGGGCCTGA
- a CDS encoding TatD family hydrolase: MRLIDSHAHMTSRTTDDYREMRRSGIECVIEPSFWSGSDKLYPESFFDYFEHIIDFETERADRVAGMDHYVTVSINPKEAVDREMSEAVIDRLPEYLERDRVVGVGEIGFNLQTDEEEWAFREQLRLAEEHEQPVIIHLPHTEKPKGAERTVDIIEEMGVTQERIIIDHNEPDTMETTAATDCWLGFTLYPGKISIEEVMPLLEEYGTDRRIINSSADWDDSDPLAVPKARDAMIDAGWDREEVRKLLFENPLEFFSQSPHFDYADAVAAESADENPPQGAEAE; this comes from the coding sequence ATGCGCCTCATCGACTCACACGCGCACATGACCTCGCGGACCACGGATGACTACCGTGAGATGCGACGGTCCGGCATCGAGTGCGTCATCGAACCCTCGTTCTGGTCGGGGTCGGACAAGCTGTATCCCGAATCGTTCTTCGACTACTTCGAGCACATCATCGACTTCGAGACCGAACGCGCCGACCGGGTGGCGGGGATGGACCACTACGTCACCGTCTCCATCAACCCCAAGGAGGCCGTCGACCGCGAGATGTCCGAGGCGGTCATCGACCGCCTGCCGGAGTACCTCGAACGCGACCGGGTCGTCGGCGTCGGCGAGATCGGCTTCAACCTCCAGACCGACGAGGAGGAGTGGGCCTTCCGCGAGCAACTCAGACTCGCCGAGGAACACGAACAGCCGGTCATCATCCACCTCCCGCACACGGAGAAGCCGAAAGGTGCCGAACGCACGGTGGACATCATCGAGGAGATGGGCGTCACGCAGGAGCGCATCATCATCGACCACAACGAACCGGACACGATGGAGACGACGGCGGCGACGGACTGCTGGCTCGGGTTCACGCTCTACCCCGGCAAGATATCCATCGAGGAGGTCATGCCCCTGCTCGAGGAGTACGGCACCGACCGACGCATCATCAACTCCTCGGCGGACTGGGACGACTCGGACCCACTCGCCGTCCCGAAGGCCCGCGACGCGATGATAGACGCCGGCTGGGACCGCGAGGAGGTGCGCAAACTGCTGTTCGAGAACCCCCTGGAGTTCTTCTCGCAGTCGCCGCACTTCGACTACGCGGACGCCGTCGCGGCGGAGTCGGCGGACGAGAACCCCCCGCAGGGCGCAGAGGCCGAGTGA
- a CDS encoding alpha/beta fold hydrolase, producing MTPLTPTVDHGHLERRIPYYRAGDGPRTLVVLPGLSDAFAGRPNRATAEYLARVTYAGLTDEFTVWTVGRPKRLDAETTTRELAGSAATALDELDGGHVVGHSMGGLLAQHLAADYPDLVDRLVLASSAAHVGDAGRAILEDWQTWARTDAWGNLYAASARESHTGWRRRAYPPLLRAAGSLLSPPYPGDVETSIRACLDHDASDRLPDLTTPTLVVGGDEDRLFPPALLRETKAMLPDATLAVLSNTGHAAVSERPKTVNRLLSRFLRGESL from the coding sequence ATGACGCCGCTCACCCCGACCGTCGACCACGGCCACCTCGAACGACGCATCCCGTACTACCGCGCCGGCGACGGCCCGCGAACGCTCGTCGTCCTCCCCGGACTGAGCGACGCGTTCGCCGGCCGGCCGAACCGGGCGACGGCGGAGTACCTCGCCCGCGTGACCTACGCCGGACTCACCGACGAGTTCACCGTGTGGACGGTCGGCCGACCGAAGCGTCTCGACGCCGAGACGACGACGCGGGAACTCGCCGGGTCGGCCGCGACGGCCCTCGACGAACTCGACGGCGGCCACGTCGTCGGCCACTCGATGGGGGGACTGCTCGCCCAACACCTCGCCGCCGACTACCCGGACCTGGTGGACCGACTCGTCCTCGCGTCCTCGGCCGCGCACGTCGGCGACGCCGGCCGGGCGATTCTCGAAGACTGGCAGACGTGGGCGCGGACGGACGCGTGGGGGAACCTGTACGCCGCCTCGGCGCGCGAGTCACACACCGGGTGGCGACGGCGAGCGTACCCCCCGCTGTTGCGCGCGGCCGGGTCCCTCCTGTCGCCGCCGTACCCCGGCGACGTGGAGACGTCCATCCGGGCCTGCCTCGACCACGACGCCTCGGATAGACTCCCCGACCTGACGACGCCGACGCTGGTCGTCGGGGGCGACGAGGACCGCCTGTTCCCGCCGGCCCTGTTGCGCGAGACGAAGGCGATGCTCCCGGATGCGACGCTCGCGGTGCTGTCGAACACGGGGCACGCCGCCGTCTCCGAACGGCCGAAGACGGTCAACCGACTGCTCTCGCGGTTCCTCCGCGGCGAGTCGCTCTGA
- a CDS encoding inositol-3-phosphate synthase, whose translation MTRTRTGVWFVGARGNVATTAIAGARGIARDTTDRTGMVTAREPCTSLELPPVEGFVFGGHDIADRPLHHTATELADSDIVDRRTLEAVADDLREIDDRIETGTAQNCGSAVSLADGDTLDRDHTVGEVVEQIRADYADFVAETGVDRLVVVNLASSEPPVSEPERYDTLAAFEEAVESDDADLPASSLYAYAALSAGHPYVNFTPSTGSELGGLRELAERENVPHVGRDAKTGETLLKTALGPMFAGRNLDVMSWDGFNILGNGDGKVLEDDENKAGKLQSKGGVLSNILGSEMHNRVRIDYTPSLDDWKTAWDHVHFRGFMGTEMSLQFTWQGADSSLAAPLVLDLVRLVAHADERGEGGVQTHLASFFKEPMDVDEHDLSRQFAMLEAYVNDHADGANPDPATPVRTDGAGGDDNTTDGDDDAPDDTARGDAGGER comes from the coding sequence ATGACGCGAACGCGAACGGGTGTCTGGTTCGTCGGCGCCCGCGGCAACGTCGCCACCACGGCCATCGCCGGGGCGCGCGGCATCGCCCGAGACACGACGGACCGAACCGGGATGGTCACCGCCCGGGAGCCCTGTACCTCACTCGAACTCCCACCGGTCGAGGGGTTCGTCTTCGGCGGCCACGACATCGCCGACAGACCCCTCCATCACACCGCGACCGAACTCGCCGACTCGGACATCGTCGACAGGCGGACGCTCGAAGCCGTCGCCGACGACCTGCGGGAGATAGACGACCGCATCGAGACGGGCACCGCCCAGAACTGCGGGAGCGCCGTCTCCTTGGCCGACGGCGACACGCTGGACCGCGACCACACCGTCGGGGAGGTGGTCGAGCAGATTCGCGCGGACTACGCCGACTTCGTCGCCGAGACGGGCGTGGACCGTCTGGTCGTCGTCAACCTCGCCTCCTCGGAACCGCCCGTGAGCGAACCCGAGCGGTACGACACGCTGGCCGCCTTCGAGGAAGCCGTCGAGTCGGACGACGCGGACCTGCCGGCGAGTTCGCTGTACGCGTACGCCGCCCTCTCGGCGGGCCACCCCTACGTCAACTTCACGCCCTCCACCGGGAGCGAACTCGGCGGCCTGCGCGAGTTGGCCGAACGCGAGAACGTCCCGCACGTCGGCCGCGACGCCAAGACGGGCGAGACGCTCCTGAAGACCGCGCTCGGGCCGATGTTCGCCGGCCGCAACCTCGACGTGATGTCGTGGGACGGCTTCAACATCCTCGGCAACGGCGACGGCAAGGTGTTGGAGGACGACGAGAACAAGGCCGGGAAACTCCAGAGCAAGGGCGGCGTCCTCTCGAACATCCTCGGGTCGGAGATGCACAACCGGGTTCGCATCGACTACACTCCCTCCCTCGACGACTGGAAGACGGCGTGGGACCACGTCCACTTCCGCGGGTTCATGGGGACGGAGATGAGCCTGCAGTTCACGTGGCAGGGCGCGGACTCCTCGCTGGCCGCCCCCCTCGTGTTGGACCTCGTTCGCCTCGTCGCCCACGCCGACGAACGCGGCGAGGGCGGCGTCCAGACCCACCTCGCCTCGTTCTTCAAAGAGCCGATGGACGTGGACGAACACGACCTCTCCCGGCAGTTCGCCATGCTGGAGGCCTACGTGAACGACCACGCCGACGGCGCGAACCCCGACCCGGCGACGCCCGTGCGGACGGACGGCGCCGGCGGTGACGACAACACGACGGACGGAGACGACGACGCTCCCGACGACACGGCCCGCGGCGACGCGGGGGGCGAACGATGA
- a CDS encoding MBL fold metallo-hydrolase, with product MTVSFRNLDVSWLGYATARIESESGYVVYLDPGRYGVLDDYYARDGDLICVTHDHHYDSDAIRSVAKEDATVVVFEAVDADNIDRDVEPVADLPYEVVRVGEEEHLTVGPVDLWTVAAYNEADGPHTRDDGSLVHPPGFGCGFLLSVDGTTVFWPGDSDALDGFERLSVDLFLANIGGSVVMDRHEAADLAEALNPGLVLPIHYDTIDLLSTDPEAFAADVAARGVPVVLEDPTDHAV from the coding sequence ATGACCGTCTCCTTCCGGAACCTCGACGTCTCGTGGCTCGGCTACGCCACGGCCAGAATCGAGTCGGAGTCGGGGTACGTCGTCTACCTCGACCCCGGCCGCTACGGCGTGCTGGACGACTACTACGCCCGCGACGGCGACCTGATCTGCGTCACCCACGACCACCACTACGACAGCGACGCGATACGCTCGGTGGCAAAGGAGGACGCCACCGTCGTCGTCTTCGAGGCGGTGGACGCGGACAACATCGACCGCGACGTCGAACCGGTCGCGGACCTCCCGTACGAGGTGGTCCGCGTCGGCGAGGAGGAACACCTGACGGTCGGCCCCGTGGACCTGTGGACGGTCGCCGCGTACAACGAGGCCGACGGTCCGCACACCAGAGACGACGGGAGCCTCGTCCACCCGCCCGGGTTCGGCTGTGGGTTCCTCCTGTCGGTGGACGGCACCACGGTGTTCTGGCCCGGCGACAGCGACGCTCTCGACGGCTTCGAGCGGTTGTCGGTCGACCTCTTCCTCGCCAACATCGGCGGCAGCGTCGTGATGGACCGCCACGAGGCCGCCGACCTGGCCGAGGCCCTGAACCCCGGACTCGTCCTGCCGATTCACTACGACACCATCGACCTCCTCTCGACCGACCCCGAGGCGTTCGCGGCCGACGTGGCCGCCCGCGGCGTCCCCGTCGTCCTCGAAGACCCGACGGACCACGCGGTCTGA
- a CDS encoding DNA topoisomerase IV subunit A — MSTKQNDELAQERLIDLAAEFYDQFADGDIPHMDIPTRTKSNIVFDEESKVWVYGDRKSTRSANSVRGARKLLKATYAIEFLVNQLEEDRSSTLRELYYLSESWDTEEAQFNDQDESNQLIEDLEIVSQVTREDFHMRPEESGATLMGPLELREQTRRGEREIHCQEDVGEGGYQIPNNPDTIEFLDHDIDFVLCVETGGMRDRLIENGFDEEYGCLVVHLKGQPARATRRITKRLHDELDLPVVVFTDGDPWSYRIYGSVAYGSIKSAHLSEYLATPQAKFVGIQPEDIVEYDLPTDPLSDSDVNALESELEDPRFMTDYWEEQIELQLDIDKKAEQQALASRGLDFVTETYLPERLDAMGVI; from the coding sequence ATGAGCACGAAACAGAACGACGAACTCGCGCAGGAACGACTCATCGACCTCGCCGCGGAGTTCTACGACCAGTTCGCCGACGGCGATATCCCGCACATGGACATCCCGACGCGGACGAAGAGCAACATCGTCTTCGACGAGGAGTCGAAGGTGTGGGTGTACGGCGACCGGAAGTCCACCCGGTCGGCCAACAGCGTCCGCGGCGCGCGCAAACTGCTGAAGGCGACGTACGCCATCGAGTTCCTCGTCAACCAGTTGGAGGAGGACCGCTCCTCGACCCTCCGTGAGTTGTACTACCTCTCGGAGTCCTGGGACACCGAAGAGGCGCAGTTCAACGACCAAGACGAGTCGAACCAGCTCATCGAGGACCTCGAAATCGTCTCGCAGGTCACCCGCGAGGACTTCCACATGCGCCCGGAGGAGTCGGGCGCGACCCTGATGGGGCCGCTGGAACTCCGCGAGCAGACCCGTCGCGGCGAGCGCGAGATACACTGTCAGGAGGACGTCGGCGAGGGCGGCTACCAGATTCCGAACAACCCCGACACCATCGAGTTCCTCGACCACGACATCGACTTCGTCCTCTGCGTGGAGACCGGTGGGATGCGCGACCGTCTCATCGAGAACGGCTTCGACGAGGAGTACGGCTGTCTCGTCGTCCACCTGAAGGGGCAACCCGCGCGGGCGACGCGCCGCATCACGAAGCGCCTCCACGACGAACTCGACCTGCCCGTCGTGGTCTTCACAGACGGCGACCCGTGGTCGTACCGCATCTACGGCTCCGTCGCGTACGGTTCCATCAAGTCCGCGCACCTCTCGGAGTACCTCGCCACGCCGCAGGCGAAGTTCGTCGGCATCCAACCGGAGGACATCGTCGAGTACGACCTGCCGACCGACCCCTTGTCGGACTCCGACGTGAACGCCCTCGAATCCGAACTCGAGGACCCGCGGTTCATGACCGACTACTGGGAGGAGCAGATAGAACTCCAACTCGACATCGACAAGAAGGCCGAACAGCAGGCGCTCGCTTCCCGGGGCCTCGACTTCGTGACGGAGACCTACCTGCCCGAGCGACTGGACGCGATGGGCGTCATCTGA
- a CDS encoding alkaline phosphatase family protein has product MTGTDRPAERVVVLDVVGLQPEHVDGETTPNLAGLFGDGATTGVVPPFPCVTIPSQTTLATGLSPSTHGDVSNAEYDRERDAVELWGRDSGDRRRVWEMQGDSGLTTGALFFQHLYGTDVDVAVTPKPIEDENNDLIEMNCWTNPDGFYDELREEYGHFPLHNYWGPAANAESTKWILSAAREATDRYDPDMLWAYVPHLDYAGQSHGPNSEAFAEALAEVDELVGDYLDFLRGTDRWEETAVVVVSEYGFHEVSTPVFPNRALREAGLMATQEAAEGGLIPDLAASEAFAVADHQVAHVYCDQDAVERAREALEPLPGIERVLDGDDQTAYDIDHANAGDLVLVADPDAWFTYYWWDEGEDEAMPPYADSVDIHEKPGYDPCELFLGEDGFVSTDPSKVRGSHGRVDSETTPFFGVGGPAAPSLSLDGDIDMRQVAPTVLDLLGVRDDVAMEFEGASILAASNALGPADD; this is encoded by the coding sequence ATGACCGGGACCGACCGCCCCGCAGAACGGGTCGTCGTCCTCGACGTGGTCGGCCTGCAACCCGAACACGTCGACGGCGAGACGACGCCGAACCTCGCCGGCCTGTTCGGCGACGGCGCGACGACGGGCGTCGTCCCCCCGTTCCCGTGCGTGACGATACCCTCGCAGACGACGCTCGCGACCGGCCTCTCGCCGTCGACCCACGGCGACGTGTCGAACGCCGAGTACGACCGAGAGCGCGACGCGGTCGAACTCTGGGGTCGCGACAGCGGCGACCGACGGCGCGTCTGGGAGATGCAGGGCGACAGCGGACTCACGACCGGCGCGCTGTTCTTCCAGCACCTGTACGGCACCGACGTCGACGTGGCGGTGACGCCGAAACCCATCGAGGACGAGAACAACGACCTCATCGAGATGAACTGCTGGACGAACCCCGACGGGTTCTACGACGAACTCCGCGAGGAGTACGGCCACTTCCCGCTTCACAACTACTGGGGGCCGGCCGCCAACGCGGAGAGCACGAAGTGGATTCTCTCGGCGGCGCGCGAGGCGACCGACCGCTACGACCCCGACATGCTGTGGGCGTACGTCCCCCACCTCGACTACGCGGGACAGAGTCACGGGCCGAATTCGGAGGCGTTCGCCGAGGCCCTCGCGGAGGTGGACGAACTCGTCGGCGACTACCTCGACTTCCTCCGCGGGACCGACCGCTGGGAGGAGACGGCCGTCGTCGTCGTCAGCGAGTACGGCTTCCACGAGGTGTCGACGCCCGTCTTCCCGAACCGAGCGCTCCGCGAGGCGGGCCTGATGGCGACGCAGGAGGCGGCGGAAGGCGGGCTGATTCCGGACCTCGCGGCCTCCGAGGCGTTCGCCGTCGCGGACCACCAAGTCGCGCACGTCTACTGCGACCAAGACGCCGTCGAACGGGCGCGCGAGGCCCTCGAACCGCTCCCGGGCATCGAACGGGTCCTCGACGGCGACGACCAGACCGCCTACGACATCGACCACGCGAACGCGGGGGACCTCGTCCTCGTCGCCGACCCCGACGCGTGGTTCACCTACTACTGGTGGGACGAGGGCGAGGACGAAGCGATGCCGCCGTACGCCGACAGCGTCGACATCCACGAGAAACCCGGCTACGACCCCTGCGAACTGTTCCTCGGCGAGGACGGCTTCGTCTCGACGGACCCCTCGAAGGTCCGGGGGTCCCACGGGCGCGTCGACTCCGAGACGACGCCGTTCTTCGGCGTCGGCGGCCCCGCCGCGCCGTCGCTCTCGCTGGACGGCGACATCGACATGCGTCAGGTCGCGCCGACGGTGCTCGACCTCCTCGGCGTCCGCGACGACGTGGCGATGGAGTTCGAGGGCGCGTCCATCCTCGCGGCGTCGAACGCGCTCGGACCGGCCGACGACTGA